One genomic window of Procambarus clarkii isolate CNS0578487 chromosome 43, FALCON_Pclarkii_2.0, whole genome shotgun sequence includes the following:
- the LOC138349911 gene encoding uncharacterized protein SPEM3-like, producing the protein MWSSALSPSAGRKIEKGPGLDKDSGLDKRPGLDKDSGLDKRPGLDKGPGLDKGPGLDKGPGLDKGPGLDKGPGLDKGPGLDKGPGLDKDSGLDKRPGLDKGPGLDKGPGLDKGPGLDKGPGLDKGPGLDKGPGLDKGPGLDKGWSWYVISA; encoded by the exons ATGTGGAGCTCCGCCTTGAGTCCGAGTGCA GGTCGAAAAATTGAGAaaggtccaggacttgacaaggATTCAGGACTTGACAAGAGGCCAGGACTTGACAAGGATTCAGGACTTGACAAGAGGCCAGGACTTgacaagggtccaggacttgacaagggtccaggacttgacaagggtccaggacttgacaagggtccaggacttgacaagggtccaggacttgacaagggtccaggacttgacaagggtccaggacttgacaaggATTCAGGACTTGATAAGAGGCCAGGACTTgacaagggtccaggacttgacaagggtccaggacttgacaagggtccaggacttgacaagggtccaggacttgacaagggtccaggacttgacaagggtccaggacttgacaagggtccaggacttgacaaggGGTGGTCCTGGTACGTTATCTCTGCGTAA